In one Niallia taxi genomic region, the following are encoded:
- a CDS encoding ABC transporter ATP-binding protein, giving the protein MAELVLKNIYKIYDEKVEAVRDFNLHIEDKEFIVFVGPSGCGKSTTLRMIAGLEDISKGDFFIDEQRVNDVAPKDRDIAMVFQNYALYPHMTVYDNMAFGLKLRKFPKAEIDERVKNAARILGLEEYLKRKPKALSGGQRQRVALGRAIVRDAKVFLMDEPLSNLDAKLRVQMRAEISKLHQRLQTTTIYVTHDQTEAMTMATRLVVMKDGVIQQVGAPKEVYEKPENVFVGGFIGSPAMNFFTGKITDNKLEIGNASFVIPEGKLKILREQNYIGKEVVFGIRPEDIHDELVFLSSSENTSFDARVDVFELTGAESLVYSTLAGKEFVARLDSRANLAAGATVQLGFDMNKGHFFDKDSESRIR; this is encoded by the coding sequence ATGGCAGAATTAGTATTGAAGAATATCTATAAAATATATGACGAAAAGGTAGAAGCTGTACGCGACTTTAATTTACATATTGAAGATAAGGAATTTATCGTGTTTGTCGGACCTTCAGGCTGTGGTAAATCTACAACACTTCGGATGATTGCAGGATTAGAGGATATTTCCAAAGGAGATTTCTTTATTGATGAACAGCGTGTCAATGACGTCGCTCCAAAGGATCGCGATATTGCAATGGTATTCCAAAACTATGCTTTGTATCCGCATATGACTGTTTACGATAATATGGCATTTGGATTAAAGCTGCGAAAATTCCCAAAAGCTGAAATTGATGAAAGAGTTAAAAACGCAGCGAGAATCCTTGGCTTAGAAGAGTATTTAAAGAGAAAACCAAAAGCTTTATCAGGTGGTCAGCGTCAAAGGGTTGCACTTGGCCGTGCGATTGTCCGTGATGCAAAAGTATTCCTTATGGATGAGCCGCTTTCCAACCTTGATGCTAAGCTTCGTGTACAGATGCGTGCAGAAATTTCAAAGCTTCACCAAAGACTGCAAACAACTACAATTTATGTAACACATGACCAAACAGAAGCAATGACAATGGCTACAAGACTTGTTGTTATGAAGGATGGCGTAATCCAACAGGTCGGCGCTCCAAAAGAAGTATATGAAAAGCCTGAAAATGTTTTTGTAGGCGGATTTATCGGATCACCTGCAATGAACTTCTTTACAGGAAAAATCACTGACAATAAATTAGAAATTGGCAATGCATCATTCGTTATCCCTGAAGGAAAGCTGAAAATTCTTCGTGAGCAAAACTACATCGGCAAAGAAGTTGTTTTCGGAATTAGACCAGAGGATATCCATGATGAGCTTGTATTCTTAAGCAGCTCTGAAAATACAAGCTTTGATGCTAGAGTAGATGTATTTGAATTGACTGGTGCAGAAAGCTTAGTCTACTCTACACTTGCTGGTAAAGAGTTTGTTGCACGCCTTGATTCAAGAGCTAATTTAGCAGCAGGAGCGACTGTACAATTAGGTTTTGACATGAACAAAGGCCATTTCTTTGACAAAGATTCAGAAAGCCGTATCCGCTAA
- a CDS encoding alpha/beta-type small acid-soluble spore protein produces the protein MANNNSSNNLLVPGVSEALDQMKYEIASEFGVNLGAETTARANGSVGGEITKRLVQMAERQLGGSQF, from the coding sequence ATGGCAAACAACAATTCATCTAACAACCTTTTAGTACCAGGAGTATCTGAAGCTCTAGACCAAATGAAATACGAAATCGCATCAGAGTTTGGTGTTAACTTAGGTGCAGAAACAACTGCTCGCGCTAACGGATCTGTTGGTGGAGAAATCACAAAACGCTTAGTACAAATGGCTGAACGTCAACTTGGCGGTTCTCAATTCTAA